A genomic segment from Thermotoga neapolitana DSM 4359 encodes:
- a CDS encoding ferritin-like domain-containing protein: protein MIGPRDLLNIALKIESTGYSYYKNLAEKTEGETKALFERLAEQERDHSRRFREILDKYEQDLNPSDEVLGYLESLAEISIFPKLEDTPPDDLREAVRRAIEVEKDSIVFYSEILAFVPEKEPIQLIIDEEKKHLRDLLRLDV from the coding sequence ATGATAGGGCCAAGGGATCTTTTGAACATCGCTTTGAAGATCGAATCAACCGGGTACTCATACTACAAAAACCTGGCGGAGAAAACTGAAGGAGAAACAAAAGCACTCTTTGAAAGGCTTGCAGAACAGGAAAGAGACCATTCAAGAAGGTTCAGAGAAATTCTCGACAAGTACGAACAGGACCTCAACCCTTCCGATGAGGTACTCGGATACCTTGAATCCCTTGCTGAAATCTCCATCTTTCCAAAACTGGAAGACACTCCACCCGATGATCTGAGAGAGGCAGTGAGAAGGGCTATAGAGGTCGAAAAAGATTCCATCGTGTTCTACAGTGAGATACTGGCCTTTGTTCCTGAGAAAGAACCGATCCAGTTGATCATTGACGAAGAAAAGAAACATCTGAGGGACCTTTTGAGGCTTGATGT